In Anopheles arabiensis isolate DONGOLA chromosome 2, AaraD3, whole genome shotgun sequence, the genomic window GTGCGTTTGAGGATGAAGGTAATAGTACGGTTGGCGTACCGTACACGTACAGCAACTGCATGAACGAGTGTGAGCTGCGGTACACGGCCAGCGTTTGCCGGTGCATTCCGCTGTTCAAGCAGACGGTTGAGCTGCAGGCCGAACTGAAGGTGCCGATCTGTGGGTTCCGGGAGCTGGGCTGCCTGCTGGATTTGAAAGGTAGTTTTGGTGTGCTGTGAATTTAAAgtatgaaatgaaaagaagagCTTACTTCGTTGCAGATCGAGTCAGCTTTACCTCGGAGCAGGTGGCGGAGATGATCGGTACGGCAACGCAGCGGTCCATCATTAAGTGCCGTTGCTTTCCTAGTTGCAATatagaggtgagttggtttttgATAAAGAGCTAATCGTACACCTGGCTAATCTGTGTATATTTGGACAGAAAAACGAAGTCCACACCATCACAAACTCTATCTCCAACCCGAAGAAAGACTTTTACGTGTAAGTGTTGCCACAAAATGCATTACCAATTGCCAAATATTTTATCTAACTACTTCACATCCTCTTCAATACCAGACCAGAGTTTAATTTTTCCGCATACGGTGTGCTGCACGTGCACTTTCGCTCGACCAACTGTCTGAAGTATAGGCGCGAACCGTTCGTCACCTGGCAGACGCTCGTCGCTACCTTTGGCGGCATCCTGGGGCTCTGCTTTGGAGGATCCATACTAAGCCTGATCGAGGGTTTGTTCCTTTTCGGCGTAATTCCCTTCACGGTGTACAGCGCACTGAGAAACGGGAATGGTAAAGCTGTCGGGCCTAAAGTTAATACCATTTCCTACGTGGACTACCCGGGCCATCAGCCGATGGGATATTTTAGACGCAGGGAAGTTATGGCCCGTGCTTTGAATAGCAATAGTGACCCGATGTGGACGATAGGGAACAGGATCCATCCGGACGCAAGGCGCTGGAAGCAGCACCAAATTGATGAGCTGAAAATTATACCATAACCCAGCAAAGCCTGGTCTTATTAAGGTTATTGGAAATGAAAGGACAGATTTGTTATGTTTGAACAAGATGTAGAGACAATTGGAATCAAAATTTCAACTCAAACTGCCCAGAACACCAACATCCGATTGAAAACTAAAAGTACAAACGGTTAAAGAAGCTTTTcaataaatgtttaaaataaaaggttTGGTGTTTAAGTGAACACTACATCCAATCTGAATAAAGAAGTATAACCTGTTGGCTGCATTGGCCCTTTTAAATCAGACATTTAAATCGGTAAAAGTAAAGATTAAAATCTTTCGCTGGCCTAACGAAACTTCATCTATTCCAGAATCTATGATATAAAATGATTATTTCCAATATATTTTCGTATTTTGGAAATTAATCTAATTTttgattattaaaaaatatctactaattcaatattttaaaacattgaacgcaagagagaaagtaataaaaaagcatATCATGTGCTTGTAAGCCAAAAAAATTTGGAGACTTTTGAGCAATATTTACTCCACTCATTATGTACTAGTTTAGataaaaaacaatgttttcaaatgtattaaaattatattttgagGAAAATATGTTCAACTGTACTAGTAAATTAGTTAGTTACATGCGTAACAAACAAGTGATGATTAAATGTGTTTCAAAtgagcaaataaaataaaataatcggCAGGAGTTAACATTGACTAAAACCGAAGATTATTTACTGAATTATTAGATGCAGGTATTTTGAAAATAGTGTTTTATTACAAACAATTTTACATGAACATacgtttgaaaaataaattttacctCCAGCAAAGGTATAAAATGAGCAgtgttgtattgttttacttgtttaacaattttaaaGGCTTTTTAATAAACACAGAATATAAATTGATAACTTTAACTTGATTTACCTTTTCAACGTTCGAATCAAATTGCTCTTCATACAAGAATTTACATAGTATTTTCACCGGACAACCCGAAACGCCTCAAAGTATGCAATCCACGGTGCAGCACCCATTCATCGTTTGTTCTCTACCGcagccagtgtggccagattattttggcgattttcggtaggcgcatcaaaattttatcggtagttttcggtaggttaaaactcgaaactttaaagaagtaaaagcgaaagaagtgttaagcgagatagggggggggggtgctaatgcgcaaaaagaaagttccatctcacgagaatatgcatcctttattaaggatatggattagatttggttcatcgattacacaaatgaagatttttctgaagtgtcgatctgaaaattggaattctaagccaaagaaggactacgttgcacattttttttgctcagtggtgacaagttctttttctcggggctccacgcgaccgctcaGGGCCACAGCAGTGCTCCAttggatacgattttatcgtacatgctgtcatttgatttttactagattatttagattgatttgattgtttggctgagttttatagttcaatgattaaaaaattgagattttttccttccaaccctagatatatatatacatcgatatttctggtcactttgcccacagggcaaggcgagctttttggcggccaccgtcgcaaaaccgtcgcaaaacgtcaaaaccgacgtcgcatgtactgcaaaccgacgtcgccagcgagcgaaactcgcaacgatttcgaagcgctggcgacggtcgtttttgacgttttccGACGGTTATTGACGTTTCAAGCAAGCTTTTGCCCTGGgagccagtgtggccagattatattagCATTTCTGGATGGTAAATTGATCATATATATTGGAAGTAGTGCAGTCCACCAGCTTGGTACGGTTAGAAACAGAATGAAATgtatttcatacaaaaaattaTAGCTACACAAATTCAAAGGTTactataattaaattactcaTAACCCAAATACGGCTTACTAATTCCAATAATATCTTCTATTTTAGTTATTGAAATATCTTCAAATTTTCAGGGAAGCTGCATAAAACTTTGTTCTTTCcggtaggggaaggtaggtaaagacggacactgcgggtaagatggacacttctcataaatgcatcaaaatgttaatttgcgaaaaaatcaacaatgcagcatcctaacttaaagttaaacaacacatttgagaacatttttggcatatcctataacaaattttacaaaaaggttctcattttcaatctctcactatagagcgttactttttcactccatAGTGAGACGATGTTGGTTAGTGAGTTGATATTAGAGGCAGATAGCTTCGATGATTTTTGTACCGTGTTGATTTTTCCGCACACTTTGCTCCGACATAGCGATTCATCGATATAGGCGTTGGACGAAAAACGACAAACCATAAACAATCATTCGAATATCGTCCATACGTGTATAAAGTTATgtaaggccgcaaatacacaaATTCAGGATCAGTACGCCGTCGAAAACTCCGAACAGAATTGGCTACTGCGAGCTGTCGAGAGCCTCAAAGCGCTACGACTCAATAATCAGTACCTGTGCGAAAGACGCCGCGGATGGCGCTGACGATGTTTCCGAGTATGCCGCATTCAGGCGACTTTGTACAGATACAGCCAAACCTGCTACAATGTGTCATATCCGCTGCCGAAATATTTTCCCTGGAGCACTCTTATGCTTTCGATGTGCAGGACAACGTATTAGTAAACGTGAACCGAGTGAACAACGAACAACGAAGTGTGTACTATTTAATTACCGCAGCAGTGGACAAATACGGTTTGACAGAACAATTCAGTAGAGAGGAGACacacaataaacaaatatatttcCTTGATGGACCTGGTGACACCGGGAATCCGTTTCGGCTCGAAACTATTCTAGggtcccaagcgccacagattaagcttaaacgactggaaaattgaatttccatagaaaaaaatgaaagctccacagcttcattggtttgatcaatagatggcgtattacaactcatcattatattgctgtgattttcttgcaatgtgtttcgacaagtttcatcttatcatgacctatatagccttctaactttcagAGCAAAAATCTTTataaatggtcgtgtggtcagatacgtgggtatcaacaccaacgactattactcaaatctcatttgcttcagtgctggtggtttccgttggagtttagtatttaaacaatcgtatcgatgcgatgcataacttcaatgcgaaatcatacaacccaagcgccacagattaagcttaaacgactggaaaattgaatatccatagaaaaaaatgaaagctccacagcttcattgcttgatcaatagatggcgtattacaactcatcattatattgctatccttttcttgcaatgtgtttcgacaagtttcatcttatcatgacctatatagccttctaactttctgagcaaaaatctatatgaatggtcgtgtggtcagatacgtgggtatcaacaccaacgaccattactcaaatctcacttgctattcagtgctggtgatttccgttggagtttagtatttaaacaatcgtatcgccgttctagttctagcgatgcataacttcaatgcgaaaccatacaacagtacagaggaaatgagaaagctctcctctaagcgatgaagctctcaactggttggggtatcccaccaacagatagcgcctgcagcttttttgctatttttagaatgcatgagtcgtttgccgtctgctaaacgaagtctttctatattccgtttaggtagagtgcttgagtcgtttagaagccgtttagtggtcgtttagtggatttgtggcacttgggaacagtacagaggaaatgagaaagctctcctccaagcgatgaagctccactggttggggtatcccaccaacagagagcgccaccagcttttttgctatttttagaatgcatgagtcgtttgccgtctgctaaacgaagtctttctatattccgtttaggtagagtgtTTGAGTcatttagaagccgtttagtggtcgtttagtggatttgtggcacttgggttgtCTGTCTTTGAGCTTTAACCGccgacagcgagattcaaattcaaatttaaatgatttcctttgacgagcaattctcggaatccacgcaactgacattttctacttacagtagaacgttgattatccggggacggattaaccggcgggcggcttaaccgtgcacATAAATGTGACcgctgttcaaacgtacagcgaacatttgcagcgaaagtcaagtgggcaaccagtttttttGCAGCTTTAGAGTCtagtggtattttcgaaattcagttttattcatgaacagttgttaaacctatagttattgatttaaataatattctactcacgattaatcgattgattcaaagtgaattaattataaaactagtggattttataatttttatatgaatttgacatttctcggaccattatccgtgcaaatcgattaaccggcaaccgtccggtcccgagctgcccggataatcgacgttctactgtattatgaacattaaattttcacggataaaaataaaaagtgccaggcaaacaaacgtgcatcagcgcgataagTTACAAATGAGGTTAGCAATCCTTGAAAcagcatcccaagcgccacagattaagcttaaatgactgaaaaatcaaatatctgtgattttcggtaggatacatggaaaatcggtagttttggggtggtcatctgtgaattggtaggcatataaaaaatcggtaggaatccagataaatcggtatttctggtcactctggagGGAGCTGTCAATAAATAGCCTCACTGTCACAAATGTAATAACTTTAATCGTACaagatatattttttatcagcTGTGATTGTTGTGGAATCGAACAATCCATCCACGCGCTGGTGGCCCAAAGTGTCCGCCCGTTTTATGTCCGGCAGCAAAGAGGCCTCGCCCCTCCCGCAGAATCACGGTACAagtcgcgcgcgcgctcctgtgtgtgtgtgtatgtcctGTGAgtttgtggtgtggtgtgctgtgtgcgccCGCTGTCGTCGTCCAACTCTCGTCGCGTTGTGTGCATAgtgcgtcgtgtgtgtgtgtgtgctccgtGCGCGCGTGTGATGTGAAAATTAGGCCTCCGTCGCTCGAAACCCCGCGCGTCTCACAGTCCCGGAGATTCACGCACCCTTCCCACGAGAAAGTCACCCAGGTACGGTCCTTCACTGGCGTTGtgcgacggtggtggtggtggtggtggtggtgtggttgaAAGCTACGCCAGCACAAAGATGGTGGCGGATGGTGTGCTGTCGTAAGTGGGGGGGTTAAGCTCGAACGATTGGCCCGTGCAGTGTGCAGTGGTGAAGTGAAGCGTGCCGAGTAGAAGGTGGCAAGAGCTAGGGTAGGTGTCGTGCCCTCTGTGAAGAAGCGCACCTTCCGGAAGTGTGCCGCAGGGAAGGGAAAATGGTCCCGCCATACACACAGTctcatacgcacacacaaacacgcctTTCCGTAGGCGCGCGCGTCGTCCAAAATTGTGgagttgtgcaaaaaaaaaaagaaaatgcgtGCACCGGGGTACGGCAGCATCCAAAATGGTGGGGGTTGGGGACACAGCTCCGGGAAAAGCATCCGCCCGATACGGAAAGGGCAATGTGGCCAGCGGATGTGAACTAAACTGTGCCCTCCGTGTGAATCTGAGAAGGGAAGAAGGGGGAAAGCTAACCACACTTCTTCTCTCGCATTCCGATTTTCCCGTCCGGTCGTAGAGCGGCCAGCAGCGTCGGTGGTGGGACGAGGGGGAAAGGATGGCCCGTTCCACGCATGTGCTTCCTGCGGCGAGTTTGaggagttgtgtgtgtgtgtgtgtgtgtgtgtgtgtgtgtgtgtgtgtgtgtgtgtgtgtgtgtgtgtgtgtgtgtgtgtgtgtgtgtgtgtttgtggtagaTTTTGTACGATGATGCTACCGCATCCGACACTAATGCATGATTGTCCCCACCCCGTCCCTCCTGGAACGGTAAGAAGTAGAAGAGCACCGCTGTGACCGGAGGAACGTATTGTGCGCTGGAAAGATTTTCTTTCCATGCCCGGCGGCTGAAGAAAAAaggatggaaaagaaaacacgccGGCAAACTGCCCTCctagcccccccccctcgtccGTGATGATACGGccggtgtgcgtgcgtgtgtcgcGCAATGGCGCGCTCTTCTCCTCTCGCTCTCCTCCGTGTCCGAAGAGCGGCGGCATTTTTACAGTAGGCGAAACTGTGCAGCGGAAAGCGTTGAActttgcttcctttcttttttgttggtgtcttcttcttcctcttcttcctcttctcgTTTTAGCAATGGCAACCAAACCGGAGACACACCTGGGCGCGAAAGGATTTCATTTTTGGGAAGGGTGTGATGGTTGTTTGCCCTCCGTTCTGGCCGGTGTTTGAAAaatggcgcgcgcgcgtgcttcCCAAAATGTCGTCCCGGGGGATCCGGCCGAAAAGCAAGCGACAGAATGTGCATCCCGCGGCAGAGCGCGAAAAGAGGAAACCCGAACACCAACCCGGCAACAACACGTTGGCAACCAAATTTAGGGGAAAATGCTTTCAAAATCGAAAGTATTGGCGTGTGCGACGCAACGCTTTCGGAACTATTTTGGCCGATCAATTCGCATTCAcatagctgtgtgtgtgtgttaggaaAGTCCGATCGATCAGGATCTGCTGCGGCAAATGGCGAAATTTCGTTTTACAAATGGCTGAACGGTAGATGTGCTAATCGTTATCATCGTGGCTGTGTGAAATTTAACACGCTTTAGACAAGCGaaatcgacaaaaaaaagaagagacgACCACCCTACTCTGCCACCCCCTTTTTGCACCGGCCCGTCGTCGTGGTCGACTTTCTCTAAAGTGTGTGAAAGTTCTactaataattttgtttttgcctttGCGCGCAGCGTTTTTGTCATCGCGTCGCGTGTGTAGCACACAATCATCCGCAGCGTGTTTTGGACCTTTTTCCTGCGCACAAATCGTACGATCCGCTTGCTCTCTGAAGGGCATCCATCCATCCCGCCCCGTGTTACGTACGTGTGTGCCCCAAAccgatggagagagagagagaaagagcgggAAGCTGTTTAAAACACGGAGGTAAAGTGGGTACGGGAAgcggtaaaaaaaacacacacacaacccgaACGTTACAAACAACAACCCTTTCGACAGGAGCGATAAGGAAAGATCCCGTGGCGGCGATAAGAATGCGCTTAGGTGGGCAGAAAAATGCACGCCGTTGGTACGTACGAACCGGGAGAGCGTACGTACCACCAGCATCGACCAACTCCAACGTCGTCAGTCGTCCCTGTTTCCGGCCCCTCCGTCCCCCGAACGACGTTTAACCCTCGCTGCCCTGTTTTTCTCAAAACGGATGCGAAAGATCGCGGATGCGCGTCCTCAACCACAAAACACTGCGCTCAGTGGAGTGGTGAAAGGGAAGGAAGAGCTACCGGCGAAGAAGGACGATGGTGAATGGTGACGGTCGGGAGCCGACAGCACCACAGTTTTTGTCACATGCATTGTTTTGTAGCCGGGCTCTGAACACGCTGCAGTACGCTGTTGCTCTCgtgtgaagattttttttcgttttcctaTCTTGCAAACATTACGTAGGGAAAAGCAACGATCAGGGGCGGAGCAGGGAAAGcagggcaaaacaaaaaagtgctgCAATTTGCAAACCTTCACCGCGAAAAAGGATTGTCTTTGTTTCACCGTAGACGACCCACCGAGCGACGAGCGGGACACGGCGGGTGAGGGTGGTGTTTTGCGTTTGAAGAGGGAGTCCTCTTGACGCGCGCTTGTCAGTAGAGCACCTCTCAAACGCGCCAATGGTTATGAAACGATGGCCGAGCTgagatgctgctgatgctgtgtACGCTGCGAGAGGACGTTGCTCGGGTTTCGCTGCTGCCGTGGTGCCACTCGCGTACGCAAAACGGACGCGTACGGTTCGGTTCGTTTGGTCGCCGGGGCCGGTGTGACCCGGTTTATGTCTAATTTCGGAATTTTACGCAAAACAAACGCGCACCCATACCAAACAACGGGCGAatgtgcgatttttttttattttggaagTTTGAAAAGGTGATGAACGATGAAGCGATAAACAATGCTAATGTAATccgttttttccctcttttcagAAATCACAAATGCAGCTAGAAAACAcctgttagtgtgtgtgtgtgttgacgtgtgtgtgtgtgtacgtgctaTGTAACTGTCTGTAAGAACCGCCGGGACAGTTTGTTCGGAAgtgaaagagcgagagagcgagagagcgtcACGATCTCCAACGAACGTAGCCGCACGCTCGAAGCGTATTTGCAGGCTtttgaaaacgaaacaaaacattgaatCCAGCCACAACTAAACCTGAATTGTTGCACCAGTGCCCGCGATGAAATACCCCGGCGGCAACCCATCCACCATGTTTTGCGAACAGGTCGGCACGGTGACGTCCCTGTTCGAGCAGTGGAACGATTGCGAGCGGACGGTCGTGCTGTACGCGCTGCTGAAGCGCGTCCCCTTCGTCAACCTTAAGTTCCTGCAGGTGTCGATCGATTACAATCTCGCGCAGAACTACAGCACCCAGGccaagctgcagcagctcgaaaCGAAGGCAAACAGTACGGCCCTGCTCGGGAAGCTGGTGCAGCGGTACTACCAGCTGAGCGGGCACAGCAGTGCGGCGGCCTCGCTACTGATCGGCGCTGGTGGCGCTGCCCAgcttaacaacaacaacaacagtaacaGCGTGAACAATAATCTCAAAGCGGCCGGCATCGAGTCAACGCCGGCCTCGCTGTACGAGCTGCTGAAGAAAGCTTCACCGCAGACGGCGGAGGTGGCAGCGCTCTTGAAAGAATCTCCTTCCATCATTAGTGCGACGACAGCGACGGTACCGCCACCCTCCACGACACCGACGACGGCGACTGTAACGCCGGGACACAACCAACCGAAGGGTGACGGTCACCACCACGAACGGCAGCCGGAAACGAAGGAAGATATTCTGAAGGACATACTGATGTACTTGCCACTGCTGGCGCCGGGTAACGATGAGGCGAAGAGTCTGTACATGTCGCTCATTCCGGCAGCGGTGGATGACGCCTGCCGGCAGCTGGTACCGACGGAAATCGTACAGCAGACGCTGTCCTACCTGCTCATCCATCCCGCAATCACCAACGACGATCGACGGTaagcaaggggggggggggtttgctTTTACAATTAAATCGGATAGCGTAATGaagaaccgttttttttttaactatttaCAGCGTGCTGAGCCACTGGTTGCGATACTTGGAGGACTTCATCTCGACGTCCTACCTGCCAGCACCCGCCACGGCTGCACCGGTTGCGAAGGGTCGCAACTATTTCAACGTGCAGCAGTCGGTCGGTGCCAACGgtactagcagcagcagcagcctcaaCAGCAATGGCACAGCAGTGCCTGTCAACACGCCGCACGTACCGTATCTATCCACCTCGACAAGCTCCGCCAACGGAGGAGTGGGTGCTGCAAACTCATGGACAAACGGAGCGTCCGCTCCGGGCTCACAGATCGTACCGGGTGCGGTACTTTCTTCGGCTGTGCAccacccgcagcagcagcatcatcatcagcagcaccatTCGACGGCCGGGTCGGTGCTGTCGAAATCGCAGCAAAGCCTAAACAACCACACGACAACGACCGGCAGCACGACCGTACTGTCCGGCGGCAACAGCAATAGTAGCAATAGTCATATCAACAACAGCGGCAGCTCGACCACCAGCTCCTCCTCCAGCTCGACCACCAGCTCTAGCTCCTGTCTGGACAGTGCGGCGTCGCAGCTGCTGAAAGCGACCCCTTCCCCGCGGCTGCTAGTGGCACCCTcatcccagcagcagccagctgaataccatcatcatcatcaccaccaccaccaaaccgcCGACGAGGGCAagccggcggtggcggtgaacGAGTTTAGCAAGACGATCGGGCAAAGCCTGCTGGGTTCTAGTCAAACGCTGCTAGCAGGCACCGCCGCCGGGAACGGTGGCGGCCTCAGTGTCAGTCTGCTGCCCgccctccagcagcagcagcagcagcaatcgcaacGGCCTACGGTGGTGCCGGGGGGCGTTGGTGGACCGACGCCCGACGGTTCTGCTTCCTGCGAGACGGCACAGCACCATCACGATCTCATGGCCGCGACGGAGTCGCTCCTGTACGACTCGACCGACGACGATCACATTTCGTTCAGCAAGAACGGGACGGAGATATTTGACTACGATTGTGATTTCGATAACGAGGACGAGTTCAACTATCTGGCGCGCAATGCGGCCGCCATACGGGCGGCGgaggcggcagcggcggcggccggcAACGGTATCCTCCCGGCGAGCGCATCGTCCGTTCCGGCTGGTTCCGGAGTgccgggtggtggtgcggcCGGTCCAGGGCACGCCAAAAAGCTCGTTTCGTTCAATAGCAACGTAAACGATTTCCTGCGCGTACCGCCACTGCTCGCCAGTTTCGGGCAGCACAGCAATCTACTGGCGTCgcacggtggtggcggcggcggcggcggcggcctgCTGGATCTCGAGCTGGACGCGTCGCTGATGAAGACGCGCCGCTCGAACAGTCTCACCACACCGTCGACCCTGTCGGCGCTTGGCGTCGGTGGCGGCGAGCTAAGCGCGcagcagaagcaaaacaacgaaTGCCTGTCGGCGGAGAACCTGTCTAacctgcagctgctgcagaacAAACCGCGCAGCTTCTCGCTGACGATGGAGAGCCCCCGGTCGTCGCTCGCCTCGAGCGGCTCGGACACGCAGCTGGACGACTACAAGCAGGGCGCCGGGCTGATGAAGCTGTACGGTGGCCAGCCGAACGTCGGCATGTCCAGCATCGCGCACTGGCTGAAGAGCCTGCGGCTGCACAAGTACGTGTGGCTGTTCTCGAACCTGACGTACGACAAGATGCTCGGCATCACGGAGGAGTACCTGCAGAGCCTAGGCGTGACCAAGGGTGCCCGGCACAAGCTCGCCATCTGCATCCAGAAGCTGAAGGAGCGGTACGGtacgctgctgcagctggagaAGGATCTGATCGGCGGGCAGAAGGCGCAGCTCGGGACGGTGCTGGAGGAGCTGACCAACATTGTGCTGACGCCGATGAAACCGATCGGCATGGATCAGCCGGAGGACATTGCGGCACAGTTTGCCAAAGTGCTGGATTTAGGTAGGGTGCACCCACCCCCAGGGAGTGAATGATTTGTACACATACTTACTGGTgatgtctttttttattttttttttgctgcagttGGTTCGATCATCGTAATGCGACCGGTCTGTAGTCAGCAGGACGAAGAGTACCTGAACATTTTCCTGTGGATCGTCGAACGCGCCCTGCACAACGATGCCTTCATTGCGCACTCCGCGCAGCTGAAGGACCACAAGTACAAAGTGTCAAAGATAAAGATGCAAATTGCGCCCAAGAGCGGTGGCCACTTTGCGAAGAGTGTGAACGTTGCCGGTCCAGGCATGAACAAGCCAAGGTAAATTGGGTAACTACGATGGTTGCCACTTGAATGAcgatttcgtcggaatcgtttctCTTGCTCCGAAgtttttggaatcgattccggatagtaggctCGGAATTAGttccggattcggaatcgtctccggaatTGATGTCgcaatcggctccggaatcagaatcgactcttgaatcggaatcggctccggaatcggttccggaatcgaaatcggcttccgaatcggttccggaatcgaaatcggctccggcatcggaattggctccgaaatcagaatcggctgcaAAACGGAGACGGTTTCGGCATTTtcataagaataggcgtttgggtccaatgatgcaaAGTATTGGAAAGAATctaa contains:
- the LOC120908042 gene encoding protein Smaug; translated protein: MKYPGGNPSTMFCEQVGTVTSLFEQWNDCERTVVLYALLKRVPFVNLKFLQVSIDYNLAQNYSTQAKLQQLETKANSTALLGKLVQRYYQLSGHSSAAASLLIGAGGAAQLNNNNNSNSVNNNLKAAGIESTPASLYELLKKASPQTAEVAALLKESPSIISATTATVPPPSTTPTTATVTPGHNQPKGDGHHHERQPETKEDILKDILMYLPLLAPGNDEAKSLYMSLIPAAVDDACRQLVPTEIVQQTLSYLLIHPAITNDDRRVLSHWLRYLEDFISTSYLPAPATAAPVAKGRNYFNVQQSVGANGTSSSSSLNSNGTAVPVNTPHVPYLSTSTSSANGGVGAANSWTNGASAPGSQIVPGAVLSSAVHHPQQQHHHQQHHSTAGSVLSKSQQSLNNHTTTTGSTTVLSGGNSNSSNSHINNSGSSTTSSSSSSTTSSSSCLDSAASQLLKATPSPRLLVAPSSQQQPAEYHHHHHHHHQTADEGKPAVAVNEFSKTIGQSLLGSSQTLLAGTAAGNGGGLSVSLLPALQQQQQQQSQRPTVVPGGVGGPTPDGSASCETAQHHHDLMAATESLLYDSTDDDHISFSKNGTEIFDYDCDFDNEDEFNYLARNAAAIRAAEAAAAAAGNGILPASASSVPAGSGVPGGGAAGPGHAKKLVSFNSNVNDFLRVPPLLASFGQHSNLLASHGGGGGGGGGLLDLELDASLMKTRRSNSLTTPSTLSALGVGGGELSAQQKQNNECLSAENLSNLQLLQNKPRSFSLTMESPRSSLASSGSDTQLDDYKQGAGLMKLYGGQPNVGMSSIAHWLKSLRLHKYVWLFSNLTYDKMLGITEEYLQSLGVTKGARHKLAICIQKLKERYGTLLQLEKDLIGGQKAQLGTVLEELTNIVLTPMKPIGMDQPEDIAAQFAKVLDLVGSIIVMRPVCSQQDEEYLNIFLWIVERALHNDAFIAHSAQLKDHKYKVSKIKMQIAPKSGGHFAKSVNVAGPGMNKPRWTTNNKHKPVNVNESQAKSHRKSSVPYFVPPGHLSAGSHLQSAAPSSQVMAGHPYFHHGGTGGASSNAGGSTANYNKSSSYPSFASTLHGGGSGGTGGTGSSMKPILSNNPSMQQTTQHLQQQQQPHPHKQSTQPPTLQPPAMQHPSFMFHRHSLSNITHHHHNANPPLVPPPAIFLNSLGGSLVAGENRTTGAKVVDGGGPVKGGAGMKQLAAAAAGEQAGDSGSNSSSSNHNNSIIDINSRLEFLCRQMTEQAIN